Proteins co-encoded in one Alphaproteobacteria bacterium genomic window:
- a CDS encoding succinate dehydrogenase assembly factor 2 translates to MENATTATPESTLSHEARLKRLRYRSWHRGCKETDLILGGYCDQHLEGMKAEELSLCEALLEEDDADIWSWLTEKSQSPKSEYEPLLAKMRQFQHRP, encoded by the coding sequence ATGGAAAACGCGACCACCGCAACGCCCGAGAGCACTCTAAGCCACGAAGCACGCCTAAAACGCCTGCGCTATCGTAGCTGGCATCGCGGCTGCAAGGAAACTGACCTGATTTTAGGTGGTTATTGCGACCAGCATTTGGAGGGTATGAAAGCCGAAGAACTGTCGCTCTGCGAGGCATTACTTGAAGAAGACGATGCCGACATCTGGAGCTGGCTGACCGAAAAGTCACAATCCCCAAAATCTGAATATGAGCCCCTGCTCGCTAAAATGCGGCAGTTCCAGCATCGTCCCTAA